The genomic DNA CGTAAATTAACTTTTTTATCAAAAGCAGGTTCTGCTGAAAAATATAAACCTACAGAAAATGATGTTTATTTAGTTTCTTATCCACGTTCAGGAAACACATGGATGAGAGTTATTATGTCTGAACTTTTATACCATAAATCAGGTGACAGCATTGAGGAATTACAAAATTATGTTCCAGATATTCACCAGCCAATTTTTACAAAAGACTTAATCAAGTCTAACTTTCATGTAATTAAAAGTCATTATCCATATGTTGTTAACAATAATATTAAAAATAGGGCATCAGTTAAAAATTATAAAAAAGTAGTTTACATAGTTAGAGACCCAAGAGACATATTAATATCTCATTACAAATACTTAAACAATTTCAGATATAGTATTAACTTTGATAAGTTTATCTGGGACTGGATTACTGGAAGAATTTGGCCTTGTTCATGGCAAGAACACGTTAATTCCTGGATAGGTATGGGGTATGAAAATATAGGTGTTGAAATAGAACTGATTAAATATGAAGACTTATTGCTAAATCCTGAACCAGAAATCATGAAACTAAGTACGATAATGGGTATTCAGTTTACATCAGAAGATGTACAACGCGCTCTCCAAGCGGCAGCAGTAGAAAAAATGCGTTCTAAGGAAACCAAGGGAATGCCTAGACATGAAAGACAAGAGAAAGCTCAGTTTATAGGTGAAGCAACAAATAAGCAATGGCTTGAAAAACTTACGGCTGAACAACTTAACCTAATTGAAGAATATCTAGGTCATACTATGAAGCGTTGCGGGTATACTGTGAATTAAGTTAAGGTTATAAACTTAGATGACAAACGAGCAAACAGTTAATTCTTTATTATCTATTACTCAAGTACACAAAGAAAATTATGACTGTGCAAAAGATAACAAGAATGAATTATCAGAACTAATCAATACTTCAACCTTTCCTCGCATCACCATTATTACACCCAGTTATAATCAAGGAAATTTTATTGAAGAAACTATTCAGTCAATAGTTTCGCAAGGCTATCCAAATTTAGAATACATCATCATTGATGGAGGTAGTACAGATAATACAGTTGATATTATTAAAAAGTATGAGTCTTTAATATCCTATTGGGTTAGTGAGCCGGATCAAGGGCAAACTCATGCTATTAATAAAGGACTATCTAAGGCAACAGGTGAGATCATAGCTTATCTAAATAGCGATGATTATTATTTACCAGGAACACTATTTAAAGTAGCTGAACATTTTTTGAAATTTCCTGAAACAGATTTACTGCATGGAATTTGCAGGTACGTAAATCAGCAAGGGGAAAAAATCGGCGAACAATTTGGCAATATCAACACCTTGTCAGAAATTTTAGACCTATGGGATGTATGGTGGAAAAAACGCCAATTTGTGCAACCTGAAGTTTTTTGGAGTCGAAGAATTACAGAAAAAATAGGTTTGTTTAACGAAGAACTTTACTTTGTCATGGATTACGATTATTGGCGAAGAATAATTCAGGCAGGAGGTATGATTAATAGTTTGGATGTTGAGTTATCTTGTTTCCGATTTACTGATCAGCAAAAGTCAAATCAAAGTGAAAAAGTAGCTAATGAATTGTTAGATTTAGTACGTCCTCTTTTGTGGGATAAACTTACAAACCTATCTTGGCAGCAAAGATTAATTTTGCAAGGTAAATGGTTATATAAAGTTAAGTTTCTAGATGAAGTTGAACAGTCTGTAATTAATAATGATGGAAAATTAGTTCGTTGGTTTAAGACTATGGGAGTGGTTGTAAGATATCCACAAATATTGCTGGTTTCATCTTTTCAAGGCAGATTCAAACATTGGTTCAATAGATTTATAAAATGAAATTTTGTATAAATCTGACACTAAAACAATTTCTATTACCATAAACTTTAAAGATAATGTCGAGCTAACTGTAGAAGAGAAAGATTTAATTATAAACTCTCCAGCTTACAGTTTTTTTAAATGTCTAATCTGGAAATAGATACTGAACATAGTACACAATCATTATTAGACCTAAAAAACAATTTCAGAAAGCCTAGAATTACATACAGCAGATCAATCAACAACAGGTGTTGAGAAAAATAAATTACAAAAGAGTAAAATAGACAAGATGTTATCTAAAGTAAAGCAAAAAATAAAAAAAGTCACCAAAAATCTGTTTATATAAGCAAATATTTCTCTATCTACTATTGACTGCAACTGTAGCAAAATTTAACCTGGGAAAAATAAAAATGTTAAATGAATTAAACGACAAATTACAGGAGAAATTAGTATTTTTTATTCATCTACCAAAAACTGGTGGAACTACTATGCACTCAATTATTGGGAAGCAATATAACTCGGTAGAGATATTTAAAACAGATCAACAATATAATTCAGATTTTTTCGTTCCAGATTTTGATGATCACAAGAAACAGCAATTAAAAATTGTTTCTGGACATTATTGTTTTGGGTATCACAAATATTTTGATAGACCTTTTACTTATTTAACCATACTTAGACACCCAGTAGAGCGAGTTATTTCCGACTACTTCCATATTATTAATGTACCTCACCACTGGTTACACAAAGAAGTTGGATTAAATAATATGACACTAGAAGATTTTGTGACAAGTGGGATATCAAAACTGACTGAAAATGCTCAGGTGCGTTTTTTATCAGGTAAAAACTTTGAAACGGATTTTGGTAAATGTTCTGAAAAAATGTTAGAAATTGCCAAAAATAACCTTCAGTCTTACTTTAGTGTTGTAGGAATTACAGAAGAATTTGATCCAACTTTATTACTTCTCAAGAAAAATCTAGGTTGGAAAATGACATCTTGCTTATACACTAAACAACGAGTAGGTCATCAAAGTAGAAAATCTTATAGACCGAGTGAAGATACTTATAAGTTAATTGAATCCCATAACTCTCTAGATATGAATTTATATGATGAAGTCAAAAGCAATTTTACACAAACAATAGCTTCTCAGGACAATAACTTTGGAGTTGAATTACAGGTGTTTAGAACTTTAAAACAATGGTCACAGTCTTACTCATCTTTGCACAAAAAAGCCAAAACCGCCTACAGAAATTTGTCTAAAGTGAATGAAATTGTATAAGTTAATTAATTTCCGTAATACCAATTAATGACTGAATTCTCGTGCTAACTTAAACAAGTCCGTTAATATTGCCAACCATCATAAATTATTAAACTATATGTCTCTTGGTTCTTTAATTCTCAAACTCCAACAAAATTATCAGCATGGTCTGGGAACGGCTTATTATCGGGATATAGTGAGAAATAAAATTCTCAGTTCTTTACCTGTAAAAGGTAATACTAGCAAAGAGTGTGAAATTCATGTTTTAACTTCTGCTAGTGATTGGCTAAACTTGGTTTGGACATTGAAATCTTTTTATCATTTTTCTCAGCGTCAGTACGCTCTGTGTATTCATGATGATGGAACTTTAACTGAGGAAAACATTACAACTTTACAGTATCATTTTCCAGAAGCGCGAATTATTAACAGAAAACAAGCTGACGAAAAAGTTTTACCATTACTATCATCTTATCCTCACTGTTTAGAGTTTCGTAAAACCAATCACTTATCACCTAAAGTATTTGATTTTGCTGCATATTTGCAAAGCGATCGCTTATTACTCCTAGATAGTGATATCCTCTTTTTTAAAGAACCAACGGAACTACTTAATCGTATTGAGAAACCAGAATATAAATTTAATTCACTGAATGCTGATGTGCAAAGTGCTTACACAGTTGATCCTGAAACTGTCAAAAACCATCTTGGTTTCCATTTAGCTGACAGAATAAATTCAGGATTAGGACTAATTCATAAAGATTCTTTGAATTTTGCTTGGATAGAAGAATTTTTATCTTTACCTAATATTATTGGACATTTCTGGCGTATTGAACAAACTATTTATGCTTTGTGTAGTTCTCGGTTTGGAGTGGAATTGCTACCCCTTGCTTATGATGTTCATTTAGAAGGTAGTATCAATGGTTCTCCATCTCGACATTATGTAGGAAAAATTCGGCATTTAATGTATCGTGAAGGTATTTGCCATTTGGTGAAAAATAGATTTTTAGAGGAAATAAAGTGATGAGTGATGGCAATATAGACACGACAAAGCCGCTAAGAGTCTTAATGATGCCAGATTACCGCACCATCAACCCCTATCAAACACTTTTATCTCAAGCATTAGGCAATGAAGGCGTGGAAGTTGTATTTCCTGATGGATACTATCGTTTCTTGCCAATATATAGAACTTTAAAAAAAAATCAAAACATAGATGTTCTACATCTTCACTGGCTAAATTCATACTTAAAAGGTAAAAATATAATAGTCAAATTTATTTATTCATGCAAATTTTTAATAGATATTGTTTTAACTAAATTTGCAGGTATAGAAGTTGTTTGGACTATTCATAATCACATTTCCCATGATGCCAAGTTTCCAATTCTAGAACACTGGGTGCAACAAAATCTGTTGTATCTAGCAGATAGAATCATTGTCCATGATTCTTTATCTATAAAACATTTTACTCTAAATTATAACTTTAATCAGTTAAAAATTGATGTAGTTCCCCATGGACACTATCGAGAAATTTATGATCATGCAATTCCTCAATTGGAAGCCAGAAAAATTTTAGGAATTCCACTATCTGGAAAAGTTTATCTTAACTTAGGTTTGCTAAGACCTTATAAGGGATTAGAACGCTTACTCAAAGTTTGGGAAGAAAATCAAGAATTTCTTAAAGACAGTACCTTATTAATAGTCGGAAAAGCATTAGATGAATTTTACCTGCAAAAGTTAAATCAATTAGCTGCTAATATCCAGGGAGTTGTTATTAATGCCAATTTTGTAGAAGATAGTAAGATACATATTTTTTTTAGTGCTGCTGATGTTGTAGTTCTTCCTTTTGAAAAAATTTTAACCTCTGGTAGTCTAATTTTAGCAATGTCTTACAATAAACCTATTATTGCTCCTCGTACTGATAGTATATTGGAAACTTTAGGTCAAGCAAATTTATTGCTTTATGATTATCAAGATCAGCAAGGATTATTTAATAGTTTAAAACTCAGTAATCAGATGGATCTAAGCAAATTAAGTGAGTTAGTAAATCAGGAATGTGATAAATTATCGTGGCATGAAATCGGTAAAAAAACTGCTACTATTTTCAATGACTTGTTAAGTTGTAGATAATTTAACTTAGTGAATTTTGACTTTTAAAGTCTTACCAAAATCAATAATCAATTACTCTTAATTTAAAGAAATTATCATGCAATTATCCAAACAATCTATGCCTAAAAAAATATCCAGAATCATTCTTAGAGAATACTATACTTACGCAGTAGGATTATCAAAGAAATTAGTTTTACCTCAGACTAAATTTATTATTTTATCTCAAGGTAGAACAGGTAGTTCTTTATTACAAAGTCTTCTGGATTCACATCCTCAAATTCTCTGTGAAGGGGAATTACTGATGTATCCAGTCTCTTTCCCTAACCTTTATATAAAATCAATGGCTGCAAGGCAATATCAAAAAGAAGTAGCATGGGGATTTAAAGTTAAACCATATCACTTGACAGCCACTCAAAAAATAGATTTAAACAAGTTTATTTGTGATTTTTATGCAGAGGGTTGGAAAATAATCCGACTAGAAAGAAAAGATATTTTTCGTCAGACCATCTCTGGAATAATTGGTAAGTACCGGAATACTTGGGTGATAACTTCTGAAAATAGTAAATTAAACAAAACTAAAATTAAAATTGATCCAGATCAAGTAATCGAATGGATGGAAGGAAAATTAAAACAAACAAAATGGGAAAATGAGGCATTAGAAGGGTTACATTATTTAAATATTTCTTATGAGCATGATCTTGAGGATTCAGAAAATCATCAAACAACTTGCAACCGTATCTGTAACCATTTAAAATTACCAGAAAAAACAATTCAAACAAAGTTGAAAAAAACGACTTCAAGAGACCTGCGGGAAGAAATAGAAAATTATGATGAAGTAATAGATCGTCTCAAAAATACTGAATATGCACAGTTTTTACCTAATTTATAATTGACAAATCTGTAATGAATAAAGTTAGCATTCTGATTCCCTGCTACAATGCAGAAAAATGGATCACACAAGCTATAGAAAGTGCATTAAATCAAACCTATCTGAACAAAGAAGTAATTGTTGTTGATGATGGCTCTACGGATAATAGTTTAGAAATAATCAAGAGTTTTGGTAATTCTATTCATTGGGAAACAGGAGCAAATAAAGGTGGAAATGCTGCCAGAAATCGTTTACTAGAACTCAGCACAGGAACATGGTTACAATATCTAGATGCTGATGATTATTTACTTCCTGATAAGATTGAAAAACAGATTAATTTTCTAAAGCAGTTTCCTCATATAGATATCATTTATAGTCCTAGTATTCTTGAATATTGGGAAACAGAAATGTTAAAACAGGAAGTCCTATCTATTCCCAAACCTCATGATCCATATATACTATTAGCTCTTTGGTACTTACCACAAACAGGAAGTCCGCTTTGGAAAAAACAGGCTATTTTAGATGTAGGAGGTTGGAAAACTGATCAACCTGTGTGTCAAGAACATGAATTATATTTACGACTACTCAAAGCTGGAAAAGGATTTGCATATTGTCATAACTCTGGTTCAGTTTATAGACAGTGGAGTGAGTCAACTGTTTGTAAAAAAGATAAAACATTAACCTATCAACATCGGTTAGAAATTACAAATAATCTAGAATTACATTTACGGTTAATTGGTGAACTCAATCATGAGCGTTTGTATGCAATAAATAAATCCAGATTTGAGTGTGCTAGGATTATTTGGTTGTTTAATCCAAAATGGGCAAAAAGTCTTATCAAGACAATACATAATTTAGATAATAACTTCAAACTACCTAATTCTACAGCCCCTTGGTTTTATCAAAAAATATATTACTCTTTGGGATTTGAATCTGCTGAAATGATAGCTAAATTTAAAAGACAATTACTAAACTTAAATTAAACAGATAGGAAAAAAAGATATGAATAAGGTTATTCCCAATCTAATCATTATTGGTGCTATGAAAAGCGGAACAAGCAGTTTACATAATTATTTAAATTTACATCCAAATATTCAAATGTCAACCCTAAAAGAATTAGATTTCTTTATCTTAGAAAAAAATTGGAATCAAGGGTTAGATTGGTATAGTAATCAATTTCCTATCAATAAAGAAGTAAAAATATTTGGTGAGTCCTCACCTAACTATACAAAACACCATCTTTTTGCAGGGATTCCGCAGCGGATGGCATCTATATCACCTGACGCTAAATTAATTTACATTCTACGTGATCCCATCAATAGAATTTTATCACACTATTTCCATCAGTTTGTAGATCATCAAGAACAGCGCTCACTAATTGATGCTTTACAAGATGATAAAAATAATAACTATATCAATACTAGTAGATATTATTTTCAGATAGATAAATTTTTATCAACTTATAAAATAGACCAAATTTTGTTTCTAACTCTAGAAGAATTAGATAAAAATCGGAATCAAACTCTCCAAAAAATATTTAATTTTCTAGGTGTTGATTCCTCATTTGAACACCCAGCATTTAATAAAACCTATCATCGCTCTTCGGCAAAAAGAAGATTGACTGATTTAGGATATAGTATCTCAAAACTACCATCTGGATTGCGTTTTTGTAATCTTTTTCCCACTGTTTTTCAAAGCAAAGTTGGATACCCAGTTGTGGATGAACAGCTTTTAATATATTTGAAGTCTATTTTGTCTGAAGATGTTGAGAAGCTACGATGTTTAACTGGATTGAGTTTTTTAGATTGGTCTTTATAAAGAATGTTTTTGATATTATATAGCACCTCATGCTGTGGTGAGGTATACTTTTTTATAGTCAACCCCGTAGCGGGGCTTCTCCACTCTGGATTGTACTTCATTAGAGCGAAAACCGCTGTAATGAATATGCGGTTTATTAAGAGGATGTGCTTTTTTTAAATGTCTTGTAAATATAGAAATCAAAAATAAAATGAATTTAAAAAATTCCAAAATAACCAACATACTATCGCGACGAAAAAATGAATTTAACATCTACCTTGATTCTCTTTTAAATTCATATAAAGCAGATGATAAGTTTGTCATTTTTTCTCAAGGTAGAACAGGTAGTACATTATTGTGTGACTTACTCAATTCACACCCAAAATTACATTGTGATAGGGAAATTTTGTATGATCATGTATTTTTTCCTAATTCTTATATTAATGGAAAATCAAAAAATTCCTCCAAGAGTATCTATGGATTCAAGGTCAAAATATATCAATTAACTCAAGTTCAAAAAATTAAAGACCCTAAATATTTTCTTGAAAATTTACACAAAAATAATTGGAAAATTATCTACCTAAAAAGAGATAACTTATTCAGGCATGCACTTTCAAACTTAGTTGCATTAAATAAAAATCAATATCATCTTAAAGTTAGTCAAGAATTAAAAGAAAAATCAAAAATTAATGTTGATTGTGAACTGCTCATAGAAATTATGAGTAAGCGTGAAAAATTCTTAAAAGAAGAAGCAGATGTTCTGAGAAACATACCTCATATTACTATTACCTACGAGGATGATTTACTAAGACAAAAACAACATCAAAATACCTTAAATAATATCTTTGATTTTTTAGATATTGATAGTCACTTAATCGGTACTACTCTTTTGAAGATTGTGCCAGATAATCTTGAATCAATCATAGAAAATTATGAAGAGGTCATTTCCAAGGTTTCTCAATCACAGTATGTAGATTTTTTACATACAAAGCAGTTCTAGATATTCTACACAGCAACCTAGTAGTTTTAATAATGATTGAAATTTAGATTCAAGTATACGCATGAAAACTAAACTACCCATTACTGCTTTAGTTCCCACAAGAAATAGATCTGAACCATTCAGGAGAATGCTTGGGACTTTAGCCCAACAGTCAGCACAACCTTTAGAAATGATTGTGGTAGATGGTTCAGATAATGATAGCACTCAACAAATTTGTGACAGTACAATTCCCGGACTGCTAACTAAAATTTACTACCATAAAGCAACAAAACTGGGCGCTGCTATTCAACGCAATCAGGCAATGAGTTATGCAACTCAAAATACTATTTTGCTACTGGATGATGATATCTTATTTGAACCTGAATGTGTCTCCAGATTGTGGAATGCTCTACAAAGTGACACTAAAATTGGTGGGGTAAATGCTATGATTACCAATCAAAAATATTTACCACCAGGAAATATTAGCCGCTTGCTCTTTCGATTTCTACATGGACAGTCAGAAAGCAGTTATGCAGGTAAATGTATTGGCCCAGCTATGAATTTATTACCAGAAGATCGGCAAGATTTACCGGAAGTTGTTCCTGTCGAATGGCTAAATACAACCTGTGTCCTGTATCTTAGGGAAGCATTACCCAATCCTTTATTTCCAGAAATTTTTAAGGGTTACTCTTTAATGGAAGATGTTACCTTATCGTTAACAGTTGGGAAAAATTGGAAATTAGTTAATGCTCGTACGGCTAGGATTTTTCATGATAGTCAAACCGGTGATCATAAAAATAACCCTGGTGTTTTAGCAGAAATGGATTTAGTAAACCGTCATTATGTAATGACTAAAATATTAGACCGTCAGCAATGGCAGTATTATTTAAAATTAGCTGTGCTGCAAGTATTTGGCATCGTTGCTTTACTGACAAAATTGCAAGGTTGGATTGATTTACCAAAAGTATTAGCTGGGAAAATGAGAGCAGTCGCTCTAATAATATCAGCAAAATTACAACACTAATTGCCAGCTAATGCAAATTATTAGGTCTTCTCTAATCGGTGGAAAAAGATTAATTAATGGTTTAGAAAGCCGGTGGCTTAATTTATATTATCGTGCTTTAGGGGTTAAATTAAACGGTTACGTCTGGATGCGCCAAATTGAAATTTCCCGTAATTTCCAGGATATTGAAATTGAAAACAATTGTGCGCTTGATCAAGGTGTAATTCTTTTGTGTAGTGGTGAAACCCTACTCCATCCTAAAATTTATATTGGTTCTCATACCTACATTAACCGTCATACTTTTCTTGATGCTATTGAATCTGTAACTATTGGTAATCATTGTGCAATTGGGCCAGGTTGTTATATAACAGACCATAATCATGGAACTGACCTAAATTTTCCTCCTCTTGAACAGCCTATGGTGAGCAAACCCACTAAAATAGGCGATCGCGTTTGGATAGGAGCCAATGTAACAATACTCAAAGGTGTTACTATTGGTAATGATACTGTAGTAGGTGCTGGTAGTGTAGTCACTAAAGATTTACCAGAAAAAGCGATCGCCGTAGGTGTACCAGCAAAAGTAATTAAGCACAGAACCTCAACCTAAACATAATTTTTATTTATAGCCTCACAAAATTAATTAAAAAAATTTTCTCTGATCTATCTGCTCTATTAATTTCTATACTTTACTAATGATGACTGCTCAAGCCACAATAATACTTACAACACATAATAGATGTGAATTACTAAAAAAATCGATTCAAGCTGCAAAACGTCAGAGTGTTGCTGTTGATATCATTGTCATGGATGATAATTCTACAGATGAGACAAGTGAAATGATGTCTCGTGATTTTCCTGACATCCCCTATTATCGCTCATCCGAAAATAAAGGCCCTTGCTATCAGCGAAATAAAGGTATTGAGCTATCCAAAACCAAAATAGTTTTTCCCCTAGATGACGACTCAATTCTTAATTCTCAATACACAATTGAGCAAACCCTAAAAGAATTTGATGACCCACAAGTTGGCGCAGTTGCTATTCCTTTTATCAACATTTTACAAGATCAAATTATCTGGACACAAGCCCCCGATCATAAACAAATATATGTGACTCATGCCTATGTCGCAGCTGCTCACGCTGTTGACAGGGAAAAGTTCCTTGCCATAGGAGGTTACAGGGAGATATTCTTCTATATGGGAGAAGAAGGAGACGCTTGTATACGACTTTTACAACAAGGTTATTATGTACGTTTGGGTATGGCTGATCCTATTCACCACCACCAACCCCCAAATCGAATTTCTAAAAGACCTGATGTTTTTGGCCGCCAAAATGATATTTTATTTCCCTACTTTAATGCTCCTATCAATATGTTGGCAATTTCTTTATTAGGAACTACATTAAAAGGGATGTGGTTTGGTCTTAAAGTTCGTCGTCCGCTTTATATGTTAGAAGGATTTTATCGGGGCTATAAAACTGCTCTAAACAAAATAAAAATGCGGCAACCAGTAGATCAGGATTGTTTTCAAACCTATCGTTTCTTAAAAAGAAAGCAGATAGCAACCTTACAGGAAATTAAACCCTATTTAAACAGTAAAACTTTTTAGCGGTTCACAGTCTGTTAGTACAAAAACACATCCACACTAAATAATCATGTAACTACCCTTAAGATTACATAATTAGATGAGTTGTTTATGAAGTTCTCATGAACAACATACTCAAAATAGCATTTTTATGATAGAAATTCAGAAGAATCAGCTTATACACATTTGTTAATAGTCAAGTTACTACTAGATAGTAATTACACTATAACTTTTGTTATTAGGGACACATCAAAACATAAAGTCTAGTGGATGTCTAGTGGATGTAGATTAAACTACACTTACAATAGACAAGGTATTAACTCAACATTTAAACTGTAAATACTGTAGTATTGATATTGACATATCTTTACCAGCAAATGCTTAACTTGAGTTAAGTTCAAAAATACATACAAAATCAGAGGAGTCGCTAATTATGGCACAGTTCAAAATTGAAGAAGAACAAGCAGGTCTATCAATTCAAGGTACATCGGGAAACGACACTTTCGTTAGTGAACCAGGAGCTATTAACACAACCTTAATTGGTGGTGCTGGCTCAGATATCTTAAAAGGAGCTACAGGTTCACTTCTCCGTGGCGGTACTGGTAATGATTTCTTAGAAATTGCCGGTACGGGTGGTGGAACAATGAGAGGCGGTCAAGGAGATGACACCTACAGAATACTCTTATCCAATAACGGCGTAAATGGATTAGTAATAGACGAAGCATCAGATACTACCGGAATAGATACAATTATCAGTGCTATTGACTTCTCCTTGGATAATCCAGGAGCATCTGGAATAAGTATAATAGGCGACATTGAAAACTTACGGCTTGCCGTTCTTGATCCCGGAGTCGGTCCCATATTTGCAGAA from Okeanomitos corallinicola TIOX110 includes the following:
- a CDS encoding sulfotransferase domain-containing protein, with protein sequence MKNSLSQSIRKLTFLSKAGSAEKYKPTENDVYLVSYPRSGNTWMRVIMSELLYHKSGDSIEELQNYVPDIHQPIFTKDLIKSNFHVIKSHYPYVVNNNIKNRASVKNYKKVVYIVRDPRDILISHYKYLNNFRYSINFDKFIWDWITGRIWPCSWQEHVNSWIGMGYENIGVEIELIKYEDLLLNPEPEIMKLSTIMGIQFTSEDVQRALQAAAVEKMRSKETKGMPRHERQEKAQFIGEATNKQWLEKLTAEQLNLIEEYLGHTMKRCGYTVN
- a CDS encoding glycosyltransferase family 2 protein, giving the protein MTNEQTVNSLLSITQVHKENYDCAKDNKNELSELINTSTFPRITIITPSYNQGNFIEETIQSIVSQGYPNLEYIIIDGGSTDNTVDIIKKYESLISYWVSEPDQGQTHAINKGLSKATGEIIAYLNSDDYYLPGTLFKVAEHFLKFPETDLLHGICRYVNQQGEKIGEQFGNINTLSEILDLWDVWWKKRQFVQPEVFWSRRITEKIGLFNEELYFVMDYDYWRRIIQAGGMINSLDVELSCFRFTDQQKSNQSEKVANELLDLVRPLLWDKLTNLSWQQRLILQGKWLYKVKFLDEVEQSVINNDGKLVRWFKTMGVVVRYPQILLVSSFQGRFKHWFNRFIK
- a CDS encoding sulfotransferase family 2 domain-containing protein, with amino-acid sequence MLNELNDKLQEKLVFFIHLPKTGGTTMHSIIGKQYNSVEIFKTDQQYNSDFFVPDFDDHKKQQLKIVSGHYCFGYHKYFDRPFTYLTILRHPVERVISDYFHIINVPHHWLHKEVGLNNMTLEDFVTSGISKLTENAQVRFLSGKNFETDFGKCSEKMLEIAKNNLQSYFSVVGITEEFDPTLLLLKKNLGWKMTSCLYTKQRVGHQSRKSYRPSEDTYKLIESHNSLDMNLYDEVKSNFTQTIASQDNNFGVELQVFRTLKQWSQSYSSLHKKAKTAYRNLSKVNEIV
- a CDS encoding glycosyltransferase, whose translation is MSDGNIDTTKPLRVLMMPDYRTINPYQTLLSQALGNEGVEVVFPDGYYRFLPIYRTLKKNQNIDVLHLHWLNSYLKGKNIIVKFIYSCKFLIDIVLTKFAGIEVVWTIHNHISHDAKFPILEHWVQQNLLYLADRIIVHDSLSIKHFTLNYNFNQLKIDVVPHGHYREIYDHAIPQLEARKILGIPLSGKVYLNLGLLRPYKGLERLLKVWEENQEFLKDSTLLIVGKALDEFYLQKLNQLAANIQGVVINANFVEDSKIHIFFSAADVVVLPFEKILTSGSLILAMSYNKPIIAPRTDSILETLGQANLLLYDYQDQQGLFNSLKLSNQMDLSKLSELVNQECDKLSWHEIGKKTATIFNDLLSCR
- a CDS encoding glycosyltransferase → MNKVSILIPCYNAEKWITQAIESALNQTYLNKEVIVVDDGSTDNSLEIIKSFGNSIHWETGANKGGNAARNRLLELSTGTWLQYLDADDYLLPDKIEKQINFLKQFPHIDIIYSPSILEYWETEMLKQEVLSIPKPHDPYILLALWYLPQTGSPLWKKQAILDVGGWKTDQPVCQEHELYLRLLKAGKGFAYCHNSGSVYRQWSESTVCKKDKTLTYQHRLEITNNLELHLRLIGELNHERLYAINKSRFECARIIWLFNPKWAKSLIKTIHNLDNNFKLPNSTAPWFYQKIYYSLGFESAEMIAKFKRQLLNLN
- a CDS encoding sulfotransferase domain-containing protein gives rise to the protein MNKVIPNLIIIGAMKSGTSSLHNYLNLHPNIQMSTLKELDFFILEKNWNQGLDWYSNQFPINKEVKIFGESSPNYTKHHLFAGIPQRMASISPDAKLIYILRDPINRILSHYFHQFVDHQEQRSLIDALQDDKNNNYINTSRYYFQIDKFLSTYKIDQILFLTLEELDKNRNQTLQKIFNFLGVDSSFEHPAFNKTYHRSSAKRRLTDLGYSISKLPSGLRFCNLFPTVFQSKVGYPVVDEQLLIYLKSILSEDVEKLRCLTGLSFLDWSL
- a CDS encoding glycosyltransferase, yielding MKTKLPITALVPTRNRSEPFRRMLGTLAQQSAQPLEMIVVDGSDNDSTQQICDSTIPGLLTKIYYHKATKLGAAIQRNQAMSYATQNTILLLDDDILFEPECVSRLWNALQSDTKIGGVNAMITNQKYLPPGNISRLLFRFLHGQSESSYAGKCIGPAMNLLPEDRQDLPEVVPVEWLNTTCVLYLREALPNPLFPEIFKGYSLMEDVTLSLTVGKNWKLVNARTARIFHDSQTGDHKNNPGVLAEMDLVNRHYVMTKILDRQQWQYYLKLAVLQVFGIVALLTKLQGWIDLPKVLAGKMRAVALIISAKLQH
- a CDS encoding acyltransferase; protein product: MQIIRSSLIGGKRLINGLESRWLNLYYRALGVKLNGYVWMRQIEISRNFQDIEIENNCALDQGVILLCSGETLLHPKIYIGSHTYINRHTFLDAIESVTIGNHCAIGPGCYITDHNHGTDLNFPPLEQPMVSKPTKIGDRVWIGANVTILKGVTIGNDTVVGAGSVVTKDLPEKAIAVGVPAKVIKHRTST
- a CDS encoding glycosyltransferase family A protein, with translation MMTAQATIILTTHNRCELLKKSIQAAKRQSVAVDIIVMDDNSTDETSEMMSRDFPDIPYYRSSENKGPCYQRNKGIELSKTKIVFPLDDDSILNSQYTIEQTLKEFDDPQVGAVAIPFINILQDQIIWTQAPDHKQIYVTHAYVAAAHAVDREKFLAIGGYREIFFYMGEEGDACIRLLQQGYYVRLGMADPIHHHQPPNRISKRPDVFGRQNDILFPYFNAPINMLAISLLGTTLKGMWFGLKVRRPLYMLEGFYRGYKTALNKIKMRQPVDQDCFQTYRFLKRKQIATLQEIKPYLNSKTF